A genomic window from Aurantimicrobium photophilum includes:
- the murC gene encoding UDP-N-acetylmuramate--L-alanine ligase, which translates to MIKPDPSVVAPEHLGTVHMVGIGGSGMSGIARLFLANGITVTGSDVRDSNNIQALRDLGVSVHIGHDAANLGDAQTLVVTGALWQDNPEYVLAQQRGLTILHRSQALEWLTRGSRLVSVAGAHGKTTSTGMIVTGLRELGADPSFVNGGVVQAYGLSSAYGEGELFVVEADESDGSFLLYDTAVALVTNVDADHLDHYGSLEAFDQAFVDFTSAAKELVVISSDDPGAVRVTHKISGPRVLTFGEAAHADVRLAHIDTTTGGVTLTIEYLGTKYTAQLKVPGRHNALNAAGAFATLVGLGFDAASSLAAISEFGGTERRFELHGIRRGVSVYDDYAHHHTEVNAVLSAARTVVGEGRVIAVHQPHLYSRTQHFCGEFAHTLEHDADLTVVLDVYGAREDPVPGVTGALVSEKFTDQSKVAFIADWQEAADHIAAIAQPGDYVITLGCGDVYRIIPQILASLEATE; encoded by the coding sequence GTGATTAAGCCAGACCCCAGCGTTGTTGCCCCCGAACATTTGGGCACCGTGCACATGGTGGGTATTGGCGGCTCTGGCATGAGCGGTATTGCAAGACTTTTCCTCGCCAACGGCATCACTGTCACGGGTTCCGATGTTCGCGATTCCAACAACATTCAGGCACTGCGTGATTTGGGCGTGAGCGTTCACATTGGGCACGACGCTGCCAATCTCGGTGATGCACAAACCTTGGTGGTCACCGGTGCGCTGTGGCAGGACAACCCTGAGTATGTTCTGGCCCAGCAGCGTGGACTGACTATCTTGCACCGTTCGCAGGCGCTGGAATGGCTCACGCGTGGTTCTCGCCTGGTCTCTGTAGCCGGTGCTCACGGCAAGACCACCTCCACCGGAATGATTGTTACCGGGCTTCGTGAGCTTGGGGCCGACCCCAGCTTTGTCAACGGTGGAGTAGTTCAGGCCTATGGCTTGAGTTCTGCCTATGGCGAGGGTGAACTGTTCGTCGTCGAAGCAGATGAATCCGATGGTTCATTCCTTCTCTATGACACGGCAGTGGCACTGGTCACCAATGTGGATGCGGATCACCTGGATCACTATGGATCGCTCGAAGCTTTTGATCAGGCATTTGTTGACTTCACCTCTGCCGCCAAGGAACTGGTTGTTATCTCAAGTGACGATCCAGGTGCTGTTCGTGTGACCCACAAGATTTCAGGCCCTCGTGTGTTGACCTTCGGAGAAGCAGCACATGCCGATGTTCGTCTTGCTCACATCGATACAACCACTGGGGGAGTGACCCTCACCATTGAGTACTTGGGCACGAAGTACACCGCCCAGCTCAAGGTTCCTGGCCGTCACAACGCTTTAAACGCTGCCGGTGCATTTGCCACTTTGGTGGGCTTAGGTTTTGACGCTGCATCATCGCTGGCTGCTATTTCAGAGTTTGGTGGAACTGAACGTCGCTTTGAACTTCACGGGATTCGTCGTGGGGTGAGCGTCTATGACGACTATGCCCACCACCACACCGAAGTTAACGCTGTGCTCAGTGCTGCTCGCACCGTTGTGGGCGAAGGTCGGGTTATCGCCGTTCACCAGCCTCACCTTTACAGTCGTACGCAGCACTTTTGTGGTGAATTCGCACACACTCTCGAACATGATGCTGATCTCACCGTGGTGCTGGATGTCTACGGAGCCCGTGAAGATCCCGTTCCTGGTGTCACCGGTGCATTGGTTTCAGAGAAATTCACCGACCAGTCCAAGGTGGCCTTCATTGCCGATTGGCAAGAAGCTGCAGACCACATCGCAGCTATCGCTCAGCCCGGTGACTACGTCATCACGTTGGGTTGTGGTGATGTGTATCGCATCATTCCTCAGATCTTGGCCTCTCTAGAAGCTACTGAGTAA
- a CDS encoding FtsQ-type POTRA domain-containing protein, whose translation MKRPVGPGGATPPPRAPQSAAATPRPVQASKIAKPAKAPQPAKAPKPPKLTRAERKAQKASHRAAALASQRTRVTPAAPARVDAVGSRVQGIRRPASEPGKPVTPVLTEERKEPRRPARRLTKAQQEAAEAKRKLKEAVKARKAFERDEVRRFTAHLRRRKIIWGSVAGSLAAIMIFVSVGVFTPVLALQTIAVEGATRVPADQIMAALQPQINKPLPLVDMGAVRKAVEAQPLVKSYSTVALPPHTLLIKIVERSPIGYLSVNGNLIMVDPAGVVLEQSTEKTPGIPILTVEGGSAQSKGFVAAVDVINSLPGALAGQLEEVIANTTDDVTLVLTGGARVFWGGPENAAMKNRVLTQLLAVNPVGSVSEYDVSSPKTAVVR comes from the coding sequence ATGAAACGTCCTGTTGGGCCTGGAGGGGCAACTCCACCGCCCCGAGCGCCTCAATCGGCTGCGGCAACGCCTCGGCCTGTTCAGGCATCCAAAATCGCCAAGCCCGCAAAAGCCCCTCAGCCTGCAAAGGCGCCCAAGCCACCTAAACTCACGCGTGCGGAGCGTAAGGCCCAGAAAGCCTCACACCGCGCTGCAGCACTGGCTTCACAGCGCACTCGCGTGACTCCTGCTGCTCCGGCTCGAGTGGATGCAGTGGGCAGTCGGGTTCAAGGCATTCGTCGACCTGCTAGCGAGCCAGGGAAGCCTGTAACGCCAGTATTGACCGAAGAGCGTAAAGAACCTCGTCGTCCCGCTCGTCGCCTCACTAAGGCCCAGCAGGAAGCTGCTGAAGCCAAACGCAAACTCAAAGAGGCCGTCAAAGCCCGCAAAGCATTTGAACGTGATGAAGTGCGTCGATTCACAGCACATTTGCGTCGACGCAAGATCATCTGGGGATCCGTTGCCGGTTCTCTTGCTGCAATCATGATTTTTGTCAGCGTCGGAGTATTCACTCCGGTGCTGGCATTGCAAACCATTGCTGTCGAGGGCGCTACTCGCGTCCCGGCAGATCAGATCATGGCAGCGCTTCAGCCACAGATCAACAAGCCACTTCCTTTGGTTGATATGGGTGCCGTTCGCAAGGCGGTGGAAGCCCAGCCTCTGGTGAAGAGCTATTCCACCGTTGCCCTGCCGCCGCACACACTGCTGATCAAGATTGTTGAACGAAGCCCGATTGGATATCTCTCGGTCAATGGCAACTTGATCATGGTTGATCCTGCCGGAGTTGTTCTGGAGCAATCCACGGAAAAAACACCAGGTATTCCCATCCTCACAGTTGAAGGTGGCAGTGCTCAGTCCAAGGGCTTTGTGGCAGCTGTTGATGTGATTAACTCTCTGCCTGGTGCCCTTGCCGGCCAACTTGAAGAAGTGATTGCTAACACGACCGATGATGTCACCCTGGTCTTGACTGGTGGCGCTCGTGTGTTCTGGGGTGGTCCAGAAAATGCGGCCATGAAGAACCGGGTTTTGACCCAATTGCTTGCAGTGAACCCGGTAGGTTCCGTCAGCGAGTACGACGTCTCGTCGCCCAAAACAGCGGTCGTTCGTTAA
- the ftsZ gene encoding cell division protein FtsZ, producing MSMNQNYLAVIKVVGVGGGGVNAVNRMIELGLKGVEFIAVNTDAQALLLSEADVKLDIGRELTRGLGAGADPEVGRKAAEDHAEEIEEALAGADMVFVTAGEGGGTGTGAAPVVAKIAKSIGALTIGVVTKPFGFEGKRRAAQADTGVAALRAEVDTLIVVPNDRLLEISDRSISVQEAFATADQVLLAGVQGITDLITTPGLINLDFADVKSVMQGAGSALMGIGSSRGADRAIKAAELAVASPLLEASIEGARGVLLSIQGGSNLGLFEINDAAALVGEAVHPEANIIFGAVIDDTLGDEVRVTVIAAGFDGGEPTHKAMPRRAFTSTDTGSVLPAGESIYSETVITSTTGVFADDELAAVMTTPATTSHVSVTPSYVDEDDDLDIPDFLK from the coding sequence GTGTCAATGAATCAGAATTACCTCGCCGTCATCAAGGTGGTCGGCGTCGGCGGTGGTGGCGTAAACGCTGTGAACCGCATGATTGAGCTTGGTCTCAAGGGTGTTGAATTCATCGCCGTCAACACTGACGCACAGGCTCTCCTCCTCAGTGAAGCAGACGTCAAGCTCGACATTGGCCGTGAGCTCACCCGTGGCCTCGGTGCTGGTGCTGACCCCGAAGTAGGCCGCAAGGCTGCAGAAGACCACGCAGAAGAGATCGAAGAAGCCCTCGCCGGTGCTGACATGGTCTTTGTCACCGCAGGTGAGGGTGGTGGAACTGGAACAGGTGCCGCTCCTGTCGTGGCAAAGATTGCCAAGTCCATTGGTGCACTGACCATTGGTGTTGTGACCAAGCCCTTTGGTTTCGAAGGTAAGCGCCGTGCAGCTCAAGCGGACACCGGTGTTGCTGCCCTCCGCGCCGAGGTTGACACTCTCATCGTTGTTCCCAACGACCGTCTTCTCGAAATCAGCGACCGCAGCATCTCCGTTCAGGAAGCTTTTGCAACTGCAGACCAGGTCCTCCTGGCTGGTGTTCAAGGAATTACAGACCTCATCACCACTCCTGGTCTGATCAACCTCGACTTCGCAGACGTGAAGTCGGTAATGCAGGGCGCTGGATCTGCCCTGATGGGAATCGGTTCCTCACGCGGGGCAGACCGCGCGATCAAGGCAGCCGAGCTGGCCGTAGCCTCACCCCTGCTTGAGGCCAGCATCGAAGGCGCCCGTGGCGTTCTTCTCTCCATTCAGGGTGGATCCAACCTTGGTCTCTTCGAGATCAATGACGCTGCTGCACTGGTCGGCGAAGCCGTTCACCCTGAGGCCAACATCATCTTCGGTGCCGTCATTGATGACACTCTGGGGGACGAAGTTCGCGTCACGGTTATCGCCGCTGGTTTTGATGGTGGCGAGCCCACGCACAAGGCCATGCCTCGCCGCGCATTCACCTCAACGGATACCGGTTCGGTACTCCCCGCAGGTGAGAGCATCTACTCCGAGACCGTGATCACCTCGACCACCGGCGTTTTCGCAGATGATGAGCTTGCCGCAGTGATGACCACTCCTGCGACCACGAGCCACGTCTCTGTCACTCCTTCCTACGTCGACGAGGATGACGACCTCGACATCCCCGACTTCCTCAAGTAA
- a CDS encoding YggS family pyridoxal phosphate-dependent enzyme, with the protein MSASLAERLSLVQEGIAEAARNAGRDVNDLTTIVVTKFHPAQLVRDLYDLGVRNVGENRHQEAEAKAAELSELDLTWHFIGQLQSNKARAARKYASVVHSVDRPSLVTALGNAAFTPEGEPENNIVEVLDCFVQLNLTQDPARGGVQPADVVELAELVAAQPSLNLLGVMAVAPLDEEPRVAFARVRAASERVQTVIPSATYISTGMSHDYAAAISEGATHLRIGSAITGNRPVSG; encoded by the coding sequence GTGAGCGCCTCCCTAGCCGAGCGTCTTTCGCTCGTACAGGAGGGAATCGCTGAGGCGGCCCGTAATGCAGGGCGCGACGTCAACGATCTCACCACGATTGTGGTGACCAAGTTCCACCCTGCTCAGCTCGTGCGAGATCTGTATGATCTCGGCGTGCGCAACGTGGGGGAGAACCGTCACCAAGAAGCCGAAGCCAAGGCAGCTGAGCTGTCTGAACTTGATCTCACCTGGCACTTCATTGGTCAGCTCCAGTCCAATAAGGCTCGTGCTGCCCGCAAATACGCCAGTGTGGTGCACTCGGTTGACCGACCCAGTTTGGTGACCGCTTTGGGAAATGCTGCTTTCACCCCCGAGGGGGAGCCGGAAAACAACATTGTTGAGGTATTGGATTGCTTTGTTCAGCTGAACTTGACCCAAGATCCTGCCCGTGGGGGTGTTCAACCCGCTGATGTGGTCGAACTCGCCGAGCTCGTTGCCGCGCAACCCAGCCTCAACTTGCTGGGCGTGATGGCGGTTGCGCCACTTGATGAAGAGCCTCGCGTTGCCTTTGCTCGTGTTCGTGCCGCATCGGAACGAGTTCAGACTGTGATCCCTTCAGCAACCTACATTTCTACCGGCATGTCCCACGACTATGCCGCTGCCATTTCTGAAGGCGCGACACACCTACGAATTGGCTCTGCAATCACGGGAAACAGACCTGTTTCCGGTTAA
- a CDS encoding cell division protein SepF, with translation MSNPLKKTMVYLGLADEDTSYDAPAYAAAPQVAPVSAGRAQVTPLRRNTAKNQAASDMNEIVTVHPKQYSDAKVIAENFREGVPVIMNLSQMTETDARRLIDFASGLSQGLFGKIERVTSKVFLLSPAHVAVSGDAAAETAEVDTTFFGE, from the coding sequence ATGTCCAACCCACTCAAGAAGACCATGGTCTATCTCGGTCTCGCTGACGAGGACACGAGCTACGACGCACCCGCATATGCTGCAGCACCTCAGGTTGCTCCCGTATCTGCTGGTCGTGCACAGGTAACCCCCCTTCGCCGTAACACCGCAAAGAACCAGGCAGCGAGCGACATGAACGAAATCGTCACCGTCCACCCCAAGCAGTACTCGGACGCAAAGGTAATTGCAGAAAACTTCCGTGAAGGCGTTCCCGTCATCATGAACCTCTCGCAGATGACCGAAACAGACGCTCGTCGTCTCATTGACTTCGCTTCTGGTCTGTCACAGGGTCTCTTTGGCAAGATCGAGCGCGTCACGAGCAAGGTATTCCTGCTCTCACCAGCACACGTTGCTGTTTCGGGCGATGCAGCTGCTGAGACCGCTGAAGTCGACACCACCTTCTTCGGTGAGTAA
- a CDS encoding YggT family protein codes for MSVVGILGVVLYYSLLVFVIAMWARLILDFIRAMRPGWRPPSFLLVISGVVYGITDPPMKAVRRFVKPMSFGAIALDFGWTVVMLAAIVAMYIAEYLMVL; via the coding sequence ATGTCTGTAGTAGGCATTCTCGGCGTAGTTCTTTACTACTCACTGTTGGTATTTGTCATTGCCATGTGGGCACGGCTCATCCTTGACTTCATTCGTGCGATGCGCCCGGGTTGGCGTCCGCCCAGCTTCCTGCTGGTAATCAGCGGTGTTGTTTATGGCATTACTGATCCGCCGATGAAGGCAGTTCGTCGATTCGTCAAGCCCATGAGCTTTGGTGCTATTGCACTTGATTTCGGCTGGACCGTGGTCATGTTGGCCGCAATTGTGGCGATGTATATCGCCGAATACCTGATGGTTCTTTAG
- a CDS encoding DivIVA domain-containing protein — protein MALLPEDVVNKRFQQTKFREGYDQDEVDDFLDEIVVELRRLTAENDELKTKLEAAEARLEGGESAAPARPVSTPAPAVVDDTSATASANDLLTLARRLHEEHVREGVEKRDALIAEGHETATRLVSEAEATAKAQLSTLETEKATLKRAIAELSGFEKEYREKLRSYISNQLVELDELNVTGDSAKN, from the coding sequence ATGGCTTTATTGCCAGAAGACGTAGTAAACAAGCGCTTTCAGCAGACTAAGTTCCGCGAAGGTTACGATCAGGACGAGGTCGATGACTTCCTGGACGAAATTGTTGTTGAGCTGCGTCGTCTCACCGCTGAGAACGATGAACTCAAGACCAAGCTTGAAGCTGCCGAGGCACGTCTAGAAGGCGGCGAGTCAGCAGCTCCTGCACGCCCTGTCTCCACCCCTGCACCTGCAGTAGTCGATGACACCAGTGCAACTGCTAGCGCAAATGATCTGCTAACTCTTGCCCGCCGTCTGCACGAAGAGCACGTTCGTGAAGGTGTTGAGAAGCGTGACGCTCTCATCGCTGAAGGTCACGAGACCGCTACTCGCCTTGTTTCTGAAGCAGAAGCAACCGCAAAGGCTCAGCTCTCCACCCTTGAAACTGAGAAGGCAACGCTGAAGAGGGCTATTGCTGAACTCAGTGGTTTTGAGAAGGAATACCGCGAAAAGCTTCGCTCTTACATTTCTAACCAGTTGGTCGAGCTTGATGAGCTCAATGTAACTGGTGACTCAGCCAAGAACTAA
- the lspA gene encoding signal peptidase II: MAVKRPVWAVLMLLGITAVVVYTADQLSKLWVMSTLTEGVSQPILGDFLQFYFVRNPGAAFSLASGTTWVFSILAAVVTVVIIVFARKIRSIAWAVVFGLLLGGTLGNLTDRLTKENGEGVVQFGNGLVIDFISTPWMMPAIYNVADIAIVSSMCLLVLLTLMGFHIDGTREPRKSRPTGSTDAGATVLLGAAGTTSSVLGGGESVGIDGTVDGGSFGDGGSGGN, encoded by the coding sequence GTGGCGGTAAAACGGCCCGTGTGGGCTGTATTGATGCTTCTGGGCATCACTGCTGTCGTTGTCTACACCGCTGACCAGCTCAGCAAGTTGTGGGTCATGTCGACCCTCACTGAAGGTGTGAGCCAACCCATTCTGGGGGATTTCCTCCAGTTCTATTTCGTGCGTAATCCAGGTGCAGCATTCTCGCTTGCTTCTGGCACAACCTGGGTGTTTTCCATCCTTGCCGCGGTTGTCACCGTGGTCATTATTGTGTTCGCACGCAAAATTCGTTCCATCGCCTGGGCGGTGGTGTTTGGTTTACTCCTGGGTGGAACCCTCGGTAACCTCACGGACCGTTTGACCAAAGAAAACGGCGAGGGAGTCGTGCAGTTTGGGAATGGTCTGGTCATTGACTTCATTTCCACACCCTGGATGATGCCGGCGATTTATAACGTGGCTGATATCGCCATCGTCTCGAGCATGTGCTTGCTCGTATTGCTGACCTTGATGGGTTTCCACATCGATGGCACTCGCGAGCCACGAAAGTCTCGCCCTACTGGCTCTACAGACGCTGGTGCAACAGTGTTGCTGGGTGCCGCAGGCACGACCTCCAGCGTTCTCGGTGGTGGCGAATCAGTTGGCATTGATGGCACCGTCGATGGTGGTTCCTTTGGAGATGGTGGCTCAGGTGGAAACTAG